In the Populus trichocarpa isolate Nisqually-1 chromosome 8, P.trichocarpa_v4.1, whole genome shotgun sequence genome, ATTAAGCCAGCACAGATTCGAGTCCTATTTCCCTAGCCATCCTGCCCAAATTTTGTGTTACATCTTGTAGACAATTTTTAAGACACTACCATTATATGACACGTCCATTTCTCCAAGACCATAACTTAACTAACTTATATATTGTCTCAatgccaaaagaaaaggagggaagGACCAGAGAAGACTTGGACGGTATGCAAAAGTCGACACCCTTCCAGCAATTGAATCAAGGTCCGAGGAAAATGTGCTTACTGGGATTCCTAGGTGTGTGTATtccctctttccttttccatttttttaaaaaaattaggtgcGCAATTCCAAGATGAGAGATATTCTTGTCCAAGtgagctttttaaaaaaaagataaggattCTAGATTATCTTTGCGAAGATCGTCTTATAATCAATCAGCTTTGTGTAGCAGTGCTTAGGAGACTAGATTTGCTCTCTATATTTTACTTTtgcttttataattttcaaacacTGATGATGCCCATCTCCTCATTGTAAGACaataaagtcaataaaaaaaagaaaagaaatccctCCATTAATTTCATGGATTAGCATTGCAAGTACACCAGTTTAGCTGGAAATCAAGGTTAATTAGCTTAGCTCACGAAGTCATGCTGCTAATGCCTATACATAGCCTAGCCAAGAATTGATGGGGTGATTAGAATCTAACCCATTTCTCAAATAGGTCGCTAACTTTAGATAAACAATATCACTACTTCTGCTGCATTGACTTGCACTAAGGTCCCTCCATTAATTTTTGCATGTtggtatatttaaaaatatttgattaattaataaacactATCAtagttttatcttaatttaaaaaaaaaactataatttataactttttctttttttttaaccgcAACATCGAAACTACATTGCGAAACACAAACCAGTGCAAGTGTTGAAGTCTTACATGCTAATAACATCATATGCTGATCATCATTCGTAGGCTTGTAGATCAATCAACTATGGATGGCCCATATTCCCATAAATATCAGCGCTTGTAATAATCAGAGTactcaaaacataaaagaaaggtGGGAAGGAAGAAATGGAAACCTGTTAGAATCCAATGCACGACTGGTTTGAAAATGACCCTTAGCTGCACAAAGACAACATTTTCGCGTTTCATTTATGAAACCTTGACGACCCGGAAGGCCTTCCCTCGCCTCGTAGCATTAACATAACTCTGCATACATGAAGTAAAAACgttttgtttcttcatttcaCCAATGATATACAGATCTTTCATGGTCATGGACCATAATAAATGCTAGAAAAATgttcaaaattagaaataaaagggCATTTGTCTTTGGATTGTATGGAATTATTTTCTTATGGATGTCCCAATCATGGCATGAATGATTTAATGCAAAAATTAATCCCAACAGAAGAGAAAATGGTTAATCCCAACACTGATAGTGATgaacataatcttttttttttcttttagcaaaAACCCCCGCCCCTGTTTTCGTTGGCTCTTATATGAAAAATGTAAGCACAATTCATTTTAAttgctccttttcttttcttttatttttggaataatTCCCTTTTTGGGTATTAAAAAAGGAATTTGAGAGGCGGACGATGCTGCGTCTAAAATAGTGTTTGACTAAAATAATCAAAGAGGAggtacagtaaaaaaaaaaatgttgtggCAATGATGAGAGCGAGGGGCACTAGTGGGTGCACGATAAGCACGTGGGCATCGCCTTTTCTAATTGCTCGCTGGCATGTCCATGGAAAATATGCCTCAAACTCTCTACATTCTAGTCCTagttacaaaaacaaaacaaaaaatacattagcAGTGCTTTAGTTCACAGATTTTCATATTTCAGGTCCTGTCTTGCTGTGAGTGATTGGCAGTTTATACTTGTTTGAGCATATCAAGAAGAACCTTAGATTTGAGGTtgcaatctttatattttacttccattctttatttattagcaTGTGTCTTCCTTCTAGTTAAAGTAAAGCTACTAATGTACATTCTTACTCTTAATTTCTAATTCTACAATCTTgggtttggtatttttttaccaAGCTTTTGTTTGAGGGGTGATTGAGCTTGACGGCATTGCAGCACTTTGGTTCTTTGTTTGCATGTCCAAATCATATGGGGTATAGAATTTGACGGAAGGGACATGGACATTGGAGTGTTTGATCTTCTGGGTTTGCTTCATTATTGATGATTTTCGCaagtaattctatatatataacactCAGATATTGTTATCACACCCACAATAAAAGCTCTTGGTATCCATTCCTTTATTCTAGTATATCTCTTCTCCTCCAAGAATTTCTATctgtttcctctctctctctctctctctcttcttgaaTTGATGAAAATTAAAGGTTTTGATTGCCTGGAATAACAACTTGCTGGTTTCCTAAGTAGTAGTGAAACTTTGTACAGGAAGCAGGTTGTCTTATTGAGTTCTGTCTTCTTCTGAGATCATCTTTCGCTTGCTGCTGAAGAAGGGACCTTTTGGGGCTTCTCATGCATTGAATGGGAAGCTTACGTTGGTGAAGAAGTGAAGAAGTCAGGTCTATCTGATTCAACtatatttaaaaagcaatttgaTGAACACATaatcaagaagaaaatcaaaaggattAGTCATGAAGTTCATGAAACTCGGATCCCGGCCGGACACGTTCTACACTGCTCAGGCTGTCAGGTAAAAAACTTATGAATCATTCAATAGGCTGCAGATAATGTCAGATGACGTATATCCTGAAGGAAAGATGTCAGTAATTTAATTTCGCAATGCAGGTCTGTCTCCTCTGAAGTTTCCAGTGACCTTATAGTTCAAGTGAAAGGGAGTAGATATTTGCTTCACAAGGTAGGTAAAGTCCATAAGTTTTCTTTTACAAAAGATTTGGAATAAAGGATATTGATCGTGGCATCTATTCCTCCGATTCATCTGGATTATAATTTCAGTATTCCTGATGCTGATTTTTGCAGTTTCCTCTGCTTTCCAAGTGTTTGCGCCTACAGAGACTGTGCTCTGAATCCCCTGAAACCTCACAACACCATATAGTCCAACTCCCTGATTTTCCTGGTGGGGTTGAGGCATTTGAACTTTGCGCAAAGTTCTGTTATGGTATTACAATCACTCTTAGTGCCTTCAACATAGTTGCTGTGAGATGTGCTGCGGAATACCTGCAGATGACAGAGGATGTAGAGAAGGGAAACCTAACATACAAGCTTGAAGTTTTCTTCAATTCCTGCATACTTCATGGGTGGAAAGATTCTATTGTCACTCTACAGAGCACCAAAGAATTTCCTTCGTGGTCAGAAGACCTTGGAATAACAAGCAGATGCATTGAAGCGATTGCCTCTAAAGTCCTAACTCATCCATCAAAGGTGAGTTTGTCGCACATTTACTCTAGAAGGGAAAGAGATGATGAGTCTTGTAACGGAGCAGAGAGCCAGAGACATAAACCGCCAAGCAAAGGGTGGTGGGCTGAAGATATGGCAGAATTAGGCATAGACCTATATTGGAGAACCATGATAGCAGTCAAGTCCGGTGGAAAGATGCCATCTAGTCTCATAGGGGAGGCCTTGAAAATTTACGCAGCTCGATGGCTACCTAACATATCAAGAGAAAGAAATGTTAATAAGCAAGTAGCATCTGACTCGGATTCAGACTCAACCAATGAGATAACTTCAAAGCATAGGGTGCTTCTAGAATCAATAGTAAGCTTACTCCCAGCTGAGAAAGGTGCTGTATCTTGCAGTTTCCTTCTCAAACTTTTGAAAGCAGCCAATATTCTTAATGCCTCCTCATCTTCAAAGATGGAATTGGCCAGAAGAGTGGCACTTCAAATGGAGGAAGCAACAGTTAGGGATCTGTTAATACCCTCTATCTCATATGCAAACAGTACAGTGTATGATGTAGACTTAGTCATCACCATATTGGAGCAGTTCATGTTACAAGGGCAGAGTCCTCCCACTAGCCCTCCGAGATCCAAGCTGGGGTTTGAAAGGAGAAGGTCGCGGTCTGCAGAGAATATTGTCTTGGCGTTTCAAGAGAGCAGGAGGTCTTCTTCAGCATCACATAGCTCAAAGTTGAAGGTGGCAAAGCTTGTGGATGGCTATCTTCAAGAGATTGCCCGAGATATGAATTTGCCTCTTTCAAAATTCATCGCACTTGCTGAGGCCATTCCAGATTTCTCAAGGCTTGATCATGATGATCTCTACAGGGCCATTGACATTTATCTCAAGGTAAAATTACAAATTCATAGTATTTTAGTCAGCAAAATTAACCATAACTCTCATGGCAGTTCAATGTTAGGACATATTTCACCCTCCTGCTAGATTTCTAGGTTTCTTTATCATATTCTAGGATGTAGGTCCCCACTGTCTGTTAGATAACCAACTCTCTTGACCTCTGGATGTGTCAAGTTCACAAGTATTTGACAGTTAGGATTAGGCTGATCTGACAAATTTAGCATGAATTATTGTTAATAATCTTTTGATGTATTGAATTGCCACTCCAAGACTAATGAAGGGGTTCATCTTTTGATATTTGACAAAATATGAATTTCACCTGGTCACAAAATTAGCCCCCTTACCGTATGTCAATTGCTTAACGTATTATAGAATTAGCCAATTTTAATTACCAACACAAGATGGGCACATGGTGACAATTTTCATGAACGAACATCAGGCACATCCAGACCTAAACAAGAGTGAAAGAAAACGACTGTGCAGAACCCTAGACTGCAAGAAACTATCTGTTGAAGCCTGCATGCATGCCGCACAGAATGAGTTACTCCCACTGAGGGTGGTGGTACAAGTTCTCTTTTTTGAGCAAGCTAGAGCAGCCATGGGTAGTGGCAAAGTCACCGAGCTGCCTAGCAACATCAAAGCACTACTTGCTGCACACAATATCGATCCTTCAAGGCCAACAACTGCATTAAGCACGACTACTAGCATTCCAGCAGATGACCAATGGAGTGTTTCAGGCCTTAGATCACCAAAATCTAAGGTTTCAACACTAAGGATGAAATTGGCTGAAGATGATTTAGATGAAAGTGATCTGCAATCAGAAGGGCTCAGGAGAACTTCAAAGTTCAAGTCTTTCTGTGCTCTTCCTACACGACCAAAAAGGATGTTCAGTAAGTTCTTGTCCATCAATAGAAATTCCAGTGAAAAAAACTAGGTGAATTTTGTTAACTTCCAGAAGCAGATGGTAATTTAAAGTGTAACATATACactgtcttttttcttttttttcttcttttgaaatgCCTTGTAATGTTTAGctgagaagggaaaaaaattctAATGTGCATTGGTATGTAATTTCatataataagaaagaaaattttgaggACATGAGAGAAGATGAATATCTTTTCGTTGATCTCATTGTGGGAACTAGAAGAAATAAGGACTCTTAATTAGATTTAGAACAACAATTCTGGGACCAATGTTCTTGAGTTTGTCTATAAATCTGCAACATCTGCCGTTGTCTCCTTTCATCCCACTGGATTCTCATGACCTCTTCATTGATTGCGATTAGTTTTCGATTATTTTCGTCTGACTTTGTATTGTTCTTCCTGTGTAGGAATTCGAGGTTTGTTTATCTGTTTTTAGCCAATAAGTATCCGTTGTTGTTGGAAACCCATTAGAATAATCATGCTAGTCTGATTCTAGTTGGTCAGGAAACTTTTCCTGTGAGTTTGCTTGTCAGACTTGTTACGCTTCAAATCGTCCCCATCAAGGAcacaaaatttcattaaaaaatcagTGACCAACAAGACATATACATGAAGCCTAATACCAGCAAGCAATTTGGAGCAAttctaatctaaaaaattactCAGATTGGATTACTAGTGTCAAAATCGGTGCTAGggtttccttctttctttggtGGTTTAAGGTTGGTTAAACCAACGATTATAGTGGGCAGCAACTACCTGGTAAAAGGGTTAGGCAGAAGGCTAGTCAGTTAGAGAGCATTGGTGTGGCCATCATTGAAAATTTCCACAACAGAACATGTTGCTTGTCAATTGCTCAAGATAAGTAAACGGAGAAATGATTGATTCTGTCCTGCCATTCCAATCTAATTATGCGCATGGAGAAGACCTTAGGGATCGCCATTATCATTCATTCCTAACCATTCATGATCAAATAAACAGCCATATACCTGCTAGATTTCACACGCCAAACAAGCTCTAGGTGGGAGGACGAAAGTTAAAAATGTAAGCAAAACGTAATGCTTGTGCTTCAGGACCTGAACTTTATATATTCGAGGTTAAAACTTCGCAACTCATGctcttttttccatttaaagTAACCTGTTATTGGGCTTCAATTCTAATGCACGTTCTCACCGGTACTCATTAAATCAGGTTGCAACAGTagtctataaaatattttacgggGTTATGCAGGCATGAGTGTGACCATGTATGGGTGTGGGGTCGTGCTTGGTAGCATATCTTCATGCTAAATCAATTTCAAGGTTATCTACAGTTGGATATTGCTTGAGTCACCGCGTAGCCAGCTCCATGCTGCATTTAGAGTGTTCTGAGCTTCATCCTCAAATTAATGAAGCTtccgatgtttttttttttgtttcctttcaaagccttgtttgtttttcaatactCTTCTGATGATGCCAGGAGTTTGGACCATTTCATCTactgcttttattttctcacaAGCACACCATTTTGCAGAAAGATTTCAATTTTGAGGTAAAAGGTAGATGTAACACCTCACCCCACTAgtaagatattgtccgctttggccCACGGGCCTCACGAATTTATTCTTGGGAGCCACACGTGGCTCCAAAACGTGTCTTACTAGTCAAGATGAACATGCTCATATAAGACCCTCCCCAAGTTTTCACacgccgatgtgggatattacagtAGATCAGTAGCGAAAATCGGCAGCGTGCATGCGTAGCAGCACGCAGCAGTGTGCTGACGCGAGTTGGGGACTTGGACGATGGATTGTTCAAGGCTTGACGAAACAGTGCTGGAATGACACAATGAGACAGTGTCGAATTCGATAGCACTGATGAGATCAACAGTGTTGACAAAATCAGCAGCAGGGGCTGATGATAGGTCTGGACGATGGATAGTCCATGACTGGATGAAATACACTACTGGCACGAATGATAGCACGCATAGGCAGTGGTAGTGTGCATTGGGCAGATTCG is a window encoding:
- the LOC7469043 gene encoding BTB/POZ domain-containing protein At1g67900, with product MKFMKLGSRPDTFYTAQAVRSVSSEVSSDLIVQVKGSRYLLHKFPLLSKCLRLQRLCSESPETSQHHIVQLPDFPGGVEAFELCAKFCYGITITLSAFNIVAVRCAAEYLQMTEDVEKGNLTYKLEVFFNSCILHGWKDSIVTLQSTKEFPSWSEDLGITSRCIEAIASKVLTHPSKVSLSHIYSRRERDDESCNGAESQRHKPPSKGWWAEDMAELGIDLYWRTMIAVKSGGKMPSSLIGEALKIYAARWLPNISRERNVNKQVASDSDSDSTNEITSKHRVLLESIVSLLPAEKGAVSCSFLLKLLKAANILNASSSSKMELARRVALQMEEATVRDLLIPSISYANSTVYDVDLVITILEQFMLQGQSPPTSPPRSKLGFERRRSRSAENIVLAFQESRRSSSASHSSKLKVAKLVDGYLQEIARDMNLPLSKFIALAEAIPDFSRLDHDDLYRAIDIYLKAHPDLNKSERKRLCRTLDCKKLSVEACMHAAQNELLPLRVVVQVLFFEQARAAMGSGKVTELPSNIKALLAAHNIDPSRPTTALSTTTSIPADDQWSVSGLRSPKSKVSTLRMKLAEDDLDESDLQSEGLRRTSKFKSFCALPTRPKRMFSKFLSINRNSSEKN